In the Populus nigra chromosome 2, ddPopNigr1.1, whole genome shotgun sequence genome, AATCTAATGCCACCCGCTTCCAAAACGTCCTTCATAGCTCCTGTATATGGATTGGGAAACAAATTTACAGAAACAGTGTTAACTAGATTACTTACCAAGCGAGAGAAGAGAATGCCAAACGACCACTTGAAAGTCTCCATATTGAATACCTGTAAGTCATATGTAACGGAAAAATCAAACAAACGGTGAGCTGTATCAACAGTATATACAGCATTCAAGCAACTAATAAAGCTTACAGAGGCTCTCAAATCTCTCGAAAAGACACATAAGTTAGTTTACAGTACGAAGGCAAAGGATGCCAATACTTGGAAAATATCATATTCGACAAAACGCCTCTTGCATACCTCTTCAGGAAACAGATGAGGATACTTGGAAAATATCCTGAGCCTTAAATCATTATATCTGCCAAGAGGGACTAACCAAGTGTTAGGGAGTATAGAAATTCCACAGCAGATAGCATAGAAATTCGGCACATGAATAACAAAGACAGCTCACAAACAAATTAATCCATACGTTCCAGTAACATTGGTAATCCTTTCAATTGCCCGCTCTCTGATCTGTGAAGCTTCCAGATACGTATCTAGTTCCGCTCGTGTCCTGAAATGATATAGAGAGGCTATAGGGGAAGAAACTGAGAGGAGACCCTTTCGGTGTAAAAGGAAACCTCTTGAACAATTCTTTACACCAGTATATGATCTATCAAGTATCCAACATGAAAAACTTACCAGTACAAAAGAGAATAGGGCTGCCTAGGTAGGGCCGAGATGTAATTGCTCCatcttgatgatttctcaaaaCTTGCTTCACTAATCAGATAGGTTGCAAGCAATGGCCAATCCGGTACAGAGTATTGTTTTAACACTTCACCTGCCTCAGGGCAGCTCCACTCCTACAAGGTAGAGCAAATTATATCCAGTTGCCACTTGCCAATGAtagcatatttttcttttatgaacagaagaaaaggaagaagggtTTACAGAGTCGGCAGCGATGACAAGGGAGGGAGGCACGAAGAGCAGCATCTCACCCTTCCTAATATTCTTTAAAGCAACCAAACCTCTCTCTCCCACTTCCACTTTTTGTATTGCCATTTTCTGAGGAGGAAGGCCTGAGTCAGACAACCATTTCTGAAGGGCCTCAGCGTTCTCCAGAGAATCGATGTCACAACCCCATGGCACGGTCTCGGACACTTTTGCTGCTGCTTTGGTGTCACTGCTTGTTGAAATTGAGCACTGAATTGCTGGGTGCCTTTTGTGCAAGAAAGGTTGTGAGTAAGAgacttttttgtgtgttttgtgGAGAGAATGGAGTGAAGGAAGAAATGTAGTGTTGAGAATAATTCTACAAGCTTCAGCCATGTCTGTGCACAGTGTACACCACTGTACAGACCGAGAGACTGAAGAGAGAAAGCACCTACCTTATCTATGCAACAAGGTAAGGTGATGAAGATAGATTCTTGGctaaactttataaattaagaCCCCTCAATTATTGatcgttttttatttcaacccttttagtttttattttacaacCTCCTCCACCATTAAAACTTCCATCATTTTAACCACTAAATCGCCTCGATCTTAGAGgcaatcattttaataattaagcccaaatcaagctaaataatattaaatttagtttttttatgtgaaatctCTAAAAGAAAAGGGTGGAGAGGGTCCAGATTCAAACACTCTATAGTTCAGGTATTAAAATGGAAGAAAGGAAATATAGAGGTGCCAATCATAACTTTAATTCGTTTTAGGCAGAGATTCTGGTTGGCTGTGAATGGGTTTTAATCCTTCTTAAGCAAGCGTTCCTCCTCCATCGTTGAAACGGTGTCATTTTGTGAGATTTGTTGGAACCTTTGCTCAAAAAACTGCACCGTTCCCATCCCAAGCGATGTCGTGCACGTGCAATCAGATAATTACAAGAGAGCATAGCCCGAAAGAATCTGGCGAGTTTGCTTTCCAGCAAAGATGGTTGCTAGCACAAATCTCATCATCTCCTGCAACTTCTCTTGTCTTCCTCTCAAGGTTAACCCAAAGCCCAAATCTTTACTCAAAACTCATTACACATCTTTACTGTTTTCAAATACCAGTACAAGAAAAGGCttgaatatttcaaatttagttAAGCCCCAATACATTTATAACAATAAGAAGGGTGTTCTTCAGACTTGTTACAGCACCTTAAACTCTGACAACAAGTCACCGGATGACCAAGTTTTAGATAAAGATGCTACGGGTGGTGGTAAAGAGGGAGGAAGGGACTGGACAACCTCAATTTTGCTATTTGTCTTCTGGGGTGGGCTCATTTACTATGTTTTCAACCTCACTCCAGACCAGACTCcggtaatttaataatatattgctAAATCTACGACAacctcttatttgttttttctgttgaTTAGACTGATTGGTTTTGGCTTGTTTTAATCACTTTGTTATGTCCTTCTAGATAAGTTGAAGAGTTAAacttaatggaagttgaattatAACTTTTGCAGTCAAGGGACATGTATTTCTTGGAGAAACTTCTCAATTTGAAGGGAGATGATGGCTTTAGGATGAATTCTGTGCTTGTGTCATTGTGGTACATCATGGGTCTTTGGCCTTTAGTTTATAGCATGCTTCTACTTCCAACAGGCAGAAGGTAAATTCCACCCCACCCCCCGATATTAAGGGTGCTTGGCTTTTTGTTACAGGGTCTGAACCTCTAACAAGGTTTCAGGATGTTAACGATACCACTGGGCGCTTAGGCGTAGCTTCCCATTGCCTTTCCTCTGTTTGATACTAATTACTTAAAATTCAGTGAGGACAATCTTTTAAGTTACTGGGATGTTCAGAGAGACAGTCACTATTCAGTTTGACCGCATCTTTTTATTATGCCGTTGGTTTATCAAGGGAAAGCAATTGCATGAGTGTAACTTCtaatttctcattattttgCTACAATGCATTATACATCTGGTCTCGAAAATTGCACGCTATGTATAGGGTCATGAGCTTTAAGTCTTTATGCATGCATCTGACTCTGGTTAGATTGAAAGGGAATGGCATGCTGctgtataaaaaatcatataatttttttcttgtaaattttggGACGTTGCTGAATCTAATGGATCCATTTCTTGTTATGCAGCTCAAAAACCAATATTCCTGTTTGGCCATTCCTTATTCTTTCATGTTTTGGTGGTGCATATGCTCTTCTACCCTATTTTATTCTCTGGAGACCGCCACCACCTCCTGTTGAAGAAAATGAGCTTGGAAGATGGCCTCTTAATTTTTTGGAATCAAAGTTGACTTCTGGAGTAAGTTTTCATTGATTGAACATCTCAATCTTCTGTTTAAAGCGTTTGAGATGATCTGTTGAGTGCTAACTAGGTAGAATTTTAAATGCTTCACAAATGCTGCTTAAAATTATAGTCCCATAATAAGGTGTTATCTCTCTCAACTTCATGTGCTCATGCACATTGTACTTCTACCTGTTATTCGATCACAACATAGCAATTCATATAGTGTGTTGGGCTGAGATGTTTCTTCTATCTTGTGGtataatatagtaaaaaacCCCGTGATGCTGGAACTATTTTCTAAGGAAATGTTGGAGACAATATCAATTAACATGGACTTCATACATCTTTAGAATTTTGAGACAGTCAGTGTGATGGATAAGGTCTTCACTAAGTCTAATTCAGCTTGTACCTTGTCAAATTATCGAGAAAACGATTAAGATCAACTTGGGAGGTTGAAAAAGAAGTTTCTGTTGCACCTGGTTCTGCCACTTCTATTTTCCCCCCCTTGCCTTTGATGCTTTCTTCCTTTAGGGAAAAAGGTGATGTCACCATAGCCAATTTAGTTGTATTCATGAGTTATTCTTCATTAAACAAGCACTTTACATTTAACATCAATTAAGAAAAGCTTGATTCTCGCCCTTTTCTTGTCCATTAATTTAACTTGTTATAAATGTTcatctttctttaatttcctaTACTAGCAAGTGACTGGAATCTATTTAACTTTCTTTCTTGTGTTAAGGAAATGCAATTTAACTCTATTATACTTCAGATATTACTGGCTGCAGGGCTGACTATAATCGTCAATGCAGCTTTAAATGGTGGTGAATGGAAGGAGTTCTACCAGTATTTCAGGGAAAGCAAATTTGTAAGTgtgttttgtgtttgattttgtgcATACTTGACATCGGTTAAGGCTAAAATCGATGCAGAGCTGACAATTAGCATCCTGGTTCTTTGTGCATTTATGTACTGTATTGTTACCGTGGTTGTATTAGTCAAAATTGATGCTAACTTACCTTCATCACCTCACTCGCAGATCCACATCACATGCCTTGATTTTACTCTATTATCTGCTTTTGGCCCCTTTTGGGTTTACAACGATATGACTGCCAGGAAGTGGTGAGAGCTTATATAAATAATGATACCTTAATCCTTTTATTGCTTTCAAATCTTTTTAAGGTGAGATTAGCTTAGCACGATTAATTGCTGTGTCTTACAGGTATGACAAAGGTTCATGGCTTCTTCTCATATCACTGGTTCCATTCTTGGGTCCTGCATTGTATCTAGTCCTCCGGCCATCACTCTCAGAAATGCCTGTTTCACAGAGCCCCACTTCATCTGAAGAGCAGTAGCACTGGAGTTTTTACATTTTCAGCCATATCTACTAGGAAGGCAAAGCTTGTAACACCAATAATAAGAATTTAGTTGTATGAAGCACACAGTTGGGAATCTGTATTGCAGAAATTGGTGGGAAGTTAGCGGTCGGATTTAGATGAAAGAAACAGATTGAATGAATACACAAAGGATCaatttacaatttctttttctggaagaaatgtttttgtaatttgCCTCTGTTTGTTTTGTAATCAATAGGAACTCCCTCGTTGACCATTACGTTGCGTTGATGGATGGATGTATGGATTATTAGCTATAAGAAAAGGCCTGCAACACGGATGAAGCTACCAAAATTTAGATTTTC is a window encoding:
- the LOC133681704 gene encoding uncharacterized protein LOC133681704, with amino-acid sequence MVASTNLIISCNFSCLPLKVNPKPKSLLKTHYTSLLFSNTSTRKGLNISNLVKPQYIYNNKKGVLQTCYSTLNSDNKSPDDQVLDKDATGGGKEGGRDWTTSILLFVFWGGLIYYVFNLTPDQTPSRDMYFLEKLLNLKGDDGFRMNSVLVSLWYIMGLWPLVYSMLLLPTGRSSKTNIPVWPFLILSCFGGAYALLPYFILWRPPPPPVEENELGRWPLNFLESKLTSGILLAAGLTIIVNAALNGGEWKEFYQYFRESKFIHITCLDFTLLSAFGPFWVYNDMTARKWYDKGSWLLLISLVPFLGPALYLVLRPSLSEMPVSQSPTSSEEQ